Part of the Streptomyces sp. f51 genome is shown below.
GACGCGGCCGGGGCCGAGCCGTGGTTCTCCAAGGCCGCGGAGGCCGGGAGCGTGGACGCCGCGTTCAACCTCGGCATCCTGCACGCCGGACGCGCCACCGAGGGCGACGAGGCCGCGGCGCTGCGGTGGTACGAGCGCGCGGCCGCCGCCGGGCACACGGAGGCGGCGCTCCAGGTGGGCATCGCGCGGCTGCGCGAGGGCGACGAGCCCGCGGCCGAACGGCATCTGCGGTGTGCCGCGGGAGGGGGCAGCGCCGAGGCCGCCTACCGCCTCGCCGCCGTGCTCGACGCCCGGCGGCCCCCGGCGCCCGCCCATGAACTCGGGGAGCCCGCGCAGGAGAAGAGCGAGTGCGAGGAGTGGTACGAGCGGGCCGCGTCCCAGGGGCACCGGCGTGCGCAGGTGCGGGTCGGGATGCTGGCCGCCGCGCGGGGTGACGTGGTGGAGGCGGCGCGCTGGTACCGCGAGGCCGCCGAGGCCGGGTCGCGCAACGGCGCCTTCAACCTCGGGCTGCTGCTGGCCCGCGAGGGGAGCGAGCCCGAGGCGGCGCTGTGGTGGACCCGCGCGGCCGACGCCGGCCACGGGCGGGCGGCGCTGCGGCTGGCGCTCGTGTACGCGCGGCGCGGGGAGCTCGCGGAGGGCCAGCGCTGGGCCGACCGTGCGGTGTCGCTGGGGCCGGCGGAGGTCTCCGAGCGTGCGGCGCGGCTGCGGGACGCGTTGCGTGAGGAACTGTCCGCGTGAGGAACCGTCCGTGTGACGAGCCGGGCGTGGGGAGCCGGGTCCCGGCGGGGCTGCTCCGAGGGCGGGCGCCAATGGATTTGCGCCCGCCACGCTCTTGACGTACTGTTCAGTTCATCGACGCGGGGTGGAGCAGCTCGGTAGCTCGCTGGGCTCATAACCCAGAGGTCGCAGGTTCAAATCCTGTCCCCGCTACTGAAGGCCGAGGGCCGGAATCCGAAAGGGTTCCGGCCCTCGGTGCGTTTGCCGACCCGATGCGAGAACGCCGGTGCGAACGGTGAACGGAGTCCGTGCGGAGCCGGTCGCTACGCCGCCATGGCCGCGCAGTCCGGGCACACACCCCGGTAGGTCACAGCCACGTCCGAGACGGTGAAGCCGAAGCGCTCCGAGTCCGGGAGGTCGCCGAGCGGGTTGCCGATCGGGTGGACGTCGCGGATCGCGCCGCACCGGGCGCAGACCAGGTGGTGGTGCGGGCGGTGCGCGTTCGGGTCGTACCGCTTGGCGCGCCTGTCCGTGGCGACTTCCAGCACCTCGCCGAGCGAGACCAGCTCACCCAGCGTGTTGTAGACGGTCGCGCGGGAGATCTCGGGCAGCTTGGCCACGGCGCGGGCGTGCACCTCGTCGGCCGTCAGATGGACGTGGTCGCCGTCGAGGACCTCGGCCACGACACGTCGCTGCGCGGTCATCCGCCATCCACGTCCGCGCAGTCGTTCCAACAGGTCACTCATACAGGTCAGCGTAACAGCAGGTGAACCAGATCCCGAATGTGTGTGACTTTAGAGTTGTTCGCTACTTGGACATCATCCAGCAGGGCCGATCAGGTGCGGGGCCGGCCCGACCGTGCGGCCGGGCCGGCCCCGCGGGGTGGGCTCGGGGCGGTCCCGCGTGTGCTCAGGCGGGCACCTGCTGCCGGGCGGGGGCCCAGCAGCGGATGATGTCGCGGACCGAGACGATGCCGACCGGCCCGCTCCCGTCGAGCACGATCAGATGCCGGAAGCCGCCGTGCGCCATCGCGGACGCGGCCTCCTCCAGGGTCCAGGTGGGCGCCGCGAAGACGACGTCGGTGGTGGTGTGGGTGCTTGCTGTCTCGGAGTCCGGATTCTGGCCGTGGGCGAGGGAGTTGAGGATGTCGCGCTCGGTGAGGATGCCGAGGCCGGAGGAGTCCTCGTCGAGGACCACCGCCGCGCCGACCCGGCGCGCGGACATCAGGCGGGCGGACTGGCGGAGGGTGTGTGCCGGGCCGATGGTGAGGACCACCGTGCTCATGGCGTCGCGGACGAGCATGGGCTGGAGCCACCTCCTCGGTGAACCGTCCGCTCCCCGGCTCCTCCAGGAGCCCAAAGAGAAACGGTTCACAAGTTCACAAGTGGGGGAGCTCTCAGGGTCGCAGTTAAAGAGAGGGTCAACAAGGGGGCGCGTGCCGTGAGTTCGGGGGCGCCCGGGGGTTGCTCAGCAGTCCCGGCGTCCGGCAGGGCCGCTCAGGCGTCCCGGGAGCACCGCCGCCGCGAGACGTCTCCGGCGGCGTGCCCCGGCCCCCGGCCCGGCCGGTTCACGCGCCGCCCGTGCCACCGCGCGGGCCGTGCCACCTGCGCCGCCCGCGCCGCCTGCGCCGCCCGTGCACCTGCGCGGCCCGCGCCGCCCATGCCACCCGCGCAACCTGCGCGGCCCGCGCCGCCCGTGCCACCTGTGCGGCCCGTGCCACCCGCGCCACCACGGTGGCGGCACGGGCGTGTCCGCGGCATCGCCTCGGCGGCGGTCATGTGAGGCGCTGTCACATCACGGGCGCCGGGCGCCGGTCAGTAGCGCTGGTTCAGATATCCCAGCATCTCGTCGTGCAACAGGCCGTTCGACGCGGCCGCGTTGCCGCTGTGCGGGCCGGGGCGGCCGTCGAGGCCGGTGAACGTGCCGCCCGCCTCGGTCACGATGATCGCGTTCGCCGCCATGTCCCAGAGCGACAGCTCCGGTTCGGCGCAGATGTCGACCGAGCCCTCGGCGACCATCATGTACGGCCAGAAGTCGCCGTACCCACGGGTGCGCCAGACCGCCTTCGTCAGGTCGAGGAAACCGTCCAGCCGTCCTTGGTCCTCCCAGCCGGACAGCGAGGAGTACGCGAAGGAGGAGTCGGCCATCCGGGAGACGCTGGACACCCGCAGCCGGGTCGCGGAGGACAGGCTGCGGCCGGAGAACGCGCCGTGCCCCTTCGCCGCCCACCAGCGGCGGCCGAGCGCGGGCGCGGAGACGACGCCGACGACCGGCTGGTAGCCGCCCTCGCCCGCCTCCATCAGCGAGATCAGCGTGGCCCACACCGGTACGCCGCGGACGTAGTTCTTGGTGCCGTCGATCGGGTCGACGACCCAGCGGCGCGGGCCCGTGCCCTCGATGCCGTACTCCTCGCCGAGGACCGCGTCACGCGGCCTGGCGCGCTGGAGATGGCCGCGGATGAGCTCCTCGGCGGCCTTGTCCGCCTCGCTCACCGGCGTCATGTCCGGCTTCGTCTCGACCTTCAGGTCGAGCGCCTTGAAGCGGTCCATCGTCGCGGCGTCGGCGGCGTCCGCCAGGACATGGGCGAGGCGCAGGTCATCGCGGTAGTCGGGCATGGGTGAACCGTATCTGCCCGTGTCGAGGCGGGGCTACACAGGACCGCGGGTGATCGCCGGACCGCGGGCGCCGGGCACGCCCCCGGGAGACGGACCCGGAATCGTGCCCGGTCCGGGTGCGCACGGGCCGGGGACTCACGCCGGTCCGTGCGGGCACGGCCCAGGGGGTTCGAGGCGCGCCCCGGGCGCGTACGCCCCCGGGCGCGTGGCCGGTGCCGGCGCGCCAGGTCGCGCGTTCGCGCCCCCCG
Proteins encoded:
- a CDS encoding Fur family transcriptional regulator: MSDLLERLRGRGWRMTAQRRVVAEVLDGDHVHLTADEVHARAVAKLPEISRATVYNTLGELVSLGEVLEVATDRRAKRYDPNAHRPHHHLVCARCGAIRDVHPIGNPLGDLPDSERFGFTVSDVAVTYRGVCPDCAAMAA
- a CDS encoding CBS domain-containing protein, whose translation is MLVRDAMSTVVLTIGPAHTLRQSARLMSARRVGAAVVLDEDSSGLGILTERDILNSLAHGQNPDSETASTHTTTDVVFAAPTWTLEEAASAMAHGGFRHLIVLDGSGPVGIVSVRDIIRCWAPARQQVPA
- the hisN gene encoding histidinol-phosphatase; its protein translation is MPDYRDDLRLAHVLADAADAATMDRFKALDLKVETKPDMTPVSEADKAAEELIRGHLQRARPRDAVLGEEYGIEGTGPRRWVVDPIDGTKNYVRGVPVWATLISLMEAGEGGYQPVVGVVSAPALGRRWWAAKGHGAFSGRSLSSATRLRVSSVSRMADSSFAYSSLSGWEDQGRLDGFLDLTKAVWRTRGYGDFWPYMMVAEGSVDICAEPELSLWDMAANAIIVTEAGGTFTGLDGRPGPHSGNAAASNGLLHDEMLGYLNQRY